TTGCCAGTTCCCCGTCAGCACGTGCCGGCGCGAAATCACGATGTCGATCTCGGACGCGCCGGCCTCGACGCTCGCCTCGATCTCCGCCAGTCGGAAGCGAAGGGGCGAGAGCCCGGCCGGAAAGCCCGTGCTCACCGCCGCGACAGGCAATCGGCCGTCCAGCGCGGCGACGGCGGCGGGCACCATCTCGTGATAGACGCAGACCGCGCCCACGGTCAGGTCGGGCAGGCCGATCGCCTCCAGCAGGTCGCCGCGCACCGGGCGCAGCGCCTTGGCGCAGAGCCGCCGGACGCGGCCCTCGGTGTCATCGCCGGCGAGCGTCGTCAGGTCGATCATGCTGATGGCGCGCGCCAGCCATGCCGCCTGCCAATCCGTCTTGACCGAGCGACGGCCCGGCAGGGTCGCCGCGCGCCGCAGCGTCGCGGGCGTGTTGACGCGAACGCCGTCGACGACCGAGCGGTCGAAGGGCAGTCCGGCGTTGCGGGGAAGGTCGTGCGTCACGGGCGGGCCTGAGGTCTGGTGGCGGATCGGGCGCCGGTGGGACGGGCCGCGGGGCCCGTGCTGACGCCTCAAAACCGTTGCATGCAGCCGAGCCGGGTGCAACCATGACGCCAAGGTGCCTGGGGGGCACCGACCGATCAGGAGCGATCCTTTTGACAGACGCGACCCCCGGCGCGCATCCCCCCGGATCCATCGGCTGGCTCAAGACCGTGACCCGCGACCTGACCGGCCGTGGCGTTCTGCGCATCACCGCGCCGGGCGGGCCCGGCCGCGCGTCGATGCGGGTCGAGCTGGAGGACGGCACGACGGTCATCGCGACCCGCCGGGCCAGCGCCGCCCGCGCCGCCGCCGAACACGCGGTGCTGGACGCGCTCGCGGCCGAAGGCGCGCCGGTGCCCGCCCCGATCGGCTTCGCGGACGGCCTGCTTTTGCAGACCGATGTCGGCGCACACCGCCTCTCGACCGAGATGGCCGGGTCCGACACCAAGCGCCGCGTCGCGCTCGCCGCGGGCGCGCTGGCCGCGCTCGACGGCTGCCGTGCGGCGATCATGCGGCGCCCCGAACTGGTCGCGCGCCTGCCCGGACTGGGCATCGAGCCGGCCTGGGCGGAGGAGTTCGTCTCGCGTCCCGTCTTCCTTTCGGGCGATCTCGGAATTGCGCAGCCGAAGATGGACTTCGAAGCCGTCGCGACCGCACTCGCCGCCACACCCAGCCGCTTCCTGCGCTGGAACGCGCCGCTCGCGAAGGCCTCCGTTCAGGACGCGGGGACCGTAATCTGGTACGATTGGTCGCTGACCGGTCGCCGCACCGGGGTGGAGGACGTCGCCTGGGCGGTTTCCGATCCAGCCTGGGGGCTCGACCGGGCGACCACCGACGGGCTGATCGAAGGGCCCTGCGACGGAGACGCCGACGCGATGGCGATGGTGCGGCGGATGGCGACGCTCCTGGCCGCGAACCGGTTGGCCCGCATGACGGCGTCGCTTCGCACGGAGGGGTGGGCGGACGCGGCCACCGCGCTCCGGCAAGGACGCGACGCGCCGGTGGCCGAGAACCTGCCCGGCTGGACTGCGCGCATGTCCGAGCTTTGTGCCGACGACGCGCATCTGGGTGGGTTCGCGCCCTGGTTCGCGGCCGTGCCCGACGCGATGGCCCGGCTCGCCGAGCCCGCGGCGGACCGCCGGGGCGATGCGGCGGGAGCCGCCTGACGCCGTGCGGATCTGGTCTGACGCGTCAGTCGCGCTCGCGCAGGGTTCCAGCGAGCTTGTCGAAGATCGACCCGGAGGCGGCGATGACATGCCCGTCCTCCAGAAGCGTCTGGTCGCTGCGGATCGGCTCGACCATGCCGCCCGCCTCGCGCACGATCAGGATGCCCGCCGCGATGTCCCACGGCTTCAGCCCCCGCTCCCAGTAGCCATCGTAGCGACCGGCGGCGACATAGGCGAGGTCGAGCGACGCGGCCCCCCAGCGACGCACGCCCGCGCAGGCCGGCAGCAGGCGTCCGAGATCCTTGAGGGTCGCCGGGAGGTAGCGGTTTGACGCGAAGGGCAGGCCCGTCGCGAAGACGCAATCGGCCATCGTGCTGCGCCCCGACACCCGCAGCCGCACCTTGCCGTCGAGCCAGGCGCCCGCGCCCTTCTCGGCCCAGAAAAGCTCGTCCTTGGCCGGGTCGTAGACGACGGCCGTGACCACCTCGCCCTTGTGCTCCAGCGCGATCGATACCGCCCAATGGGGCATCCCGTGCAGGAAGTTCGTCGTCCCGTCCAGCGGGTCCACGATCCAGCGCCGCGTCGGGTCCTTGCCCTCGACGGGATCGCTCTCCTCGCCGAGCCAGCCGTAGTTCGGCCGGGCCTCGGTCAGGTCCTCGCGGATGATCTCTTCGGCCGCGCGGTCGGCGCGGGTCACGAAATCGCCTGGGCCCTTGCGGCTGACCTGCAGGTTCTCGACCTCGCGGAAGTCTTTCACGAGGCTGCGACCCGCCTTGCGGGCGGCCTTGATCATCACGTTGAGATTGGCGCTGCCCTGCATGTCGGCCCCCGGAGTTCGGTCAGGCGCGCCGTGTAACGTCTGCCGCGCGGCGGGGCCAGCCCCGTTTCCGCGACCGTTAACGTCGCGTTCACATTTCGGTCCCTAGGCTCAACCGCAAGTGGAATCGCGGCGGGAGCAGACATGCGGAGGAGATCGGCGTTGGGATGGGACCCGCTGCGCGCGCTTCTGAGCGGACGGGGCGACGACGACGCGATCCCCGTTTACCGCGAGGCCGAGGCCCCGCCCTCGGGCGGCTTCTCGGAGGCGAGCCATCGCGGCGCGATGGAGCTGGACGCGCGATTGCCGCCGCCCGGCACGCCGACCCGCCCCGCCTGGACGCCGAAGCCCAAGCCCGGCGGCCGTCTGCATCCCAGTCAGGCGGCGGGCGGCGGCATGGTCACCGGGCCGGACGGGCGCGCACGGCCGCATTACCACGGGCACCGCGCCCGCCTGCGCGACCGCTTCCTGTCGGGTGGCCACGCGGCGATGCCGGAATACGAACTGCTCGAGTTGCTCCTCTTCAATGCTATCCCCCGGATCGACGTCAAACCCCTCGCCAAGCGTCTTCTGGCGGAGTTCGGCGATCTCAATGGCGTCGTCGCGGCCTCCGAGCGGCGCCTGCTCGGGGTCGAGGGCGCGACCGACCGGGTCTATCTGCAACTCCGCATCGCCGAAGCCTTCGCACAGCGGATGGGGCAGGCGCGCGTCCTCGACCGCTGCATCATGTCGTCCTGGTCCGATGTCGTCGCCTATTGCCGCACCACGATGGCGCATCGCGACACCGAACAGTTCCGCGTCCTGTTCCTCGACCGCAAGAACGTCGTCATCGCCGACGAAGCGCAGGGCGAGGGCACGGTGGACCACGTCCCCGTCTACCCGCGCGAGATCGCGCGTCGCGCGCTGGAGCTGAATGCCTCGGCGCTGCTGCTCATTCACAACCACCCGTCCGGCGATCCCACCCCGTCCGACGCCGATATCGAGATGACTGCCCGGATCGAGATCGCCTGCCGCGCACTCGACATCGTGATCCACGACCACATGATCGTCGGCAAGGACCGCGAAGTGTCGTTCCGTGCGCTGGGGTTGATGGAGGATCCGGCGGCCACCTGAACTATCGGGACGGGCCGTAGCCCACAATCGCGCCCCGGATGTCAGGTCAGCGCATCCATCCGCTGCAACTTCACCGGCTCCGTCCGCATCAGCCGCAGCACATGAGCCATGTAGGGCTTGGCGGCATCGTCGGAGCGGACCGCCCCGAACAGCCGCCGCGTGACGCCCGTCGCCGTCAGCGGGCGGGTGACGTAGTCGGAGTTGTAGCGGACTTCGCGCACGACCCAGTCCGGCAGCACCGACACCCCCCGGTTCGACGCCACCAGCAGCAGGATCACCGCCGTCAGTTCGACCTGCCGGATCGCCGCCGGTTCCACCCCGGCGGGCGTGAGAAGCTGGCTGAACACGTCGAGCCGCGGCCGATCCACCGGGTAGGTGATGAGCGTCTCGCCTGCGAAATCCGCCGCCTCGACGAAGGGCTTCGCCGCCAGGGGGTGCGCCGCCGAGGCGAGGAACACCGGCTCGTAATCGAAGAGCGGCGCGAACTCGACGCCGGGCAGCGCCTCGGGGTCCGAGGAGACAACGAGATCCACCTCCTCCTTCTGGAGCGCGGGAAGGGCCTGGAACTGGAGGCCGGGCCGGATGTCCACGTCCACCTCGGGCCAGGCGCGTCGGAATTGCTCGAGCACCGGGAAGAGCCATTCGAAACAGGCGTGGCACTCGATCGCGATATGCAGCCGCCCGGTGCGGCCCGATTTCAGTCCCGCGAAATCCTGCTCGACCGCCTCGATCTGCGGCAGCACCTGCTCGGCCAGCCGCAAGAGGCGTTGGCCCGCGGGCGACAGCGTCATCGGCTTCGACCGCCGCACGAACAACTCGACGCCGATCTGTCCCTCGAGGTTCTTCACCTGGTGGCTGAGCGCGCTCTGGGTGATGTTCAGCCGATCCGCCGCGCGCGCGAGGCCACCGCACTCCGCGATCGCCTTGATCGTGCGCAGATGCCGGAACTCCAGATGCAGCTTCATCTCGCGCGCCTCATGTCGAACTTGAAGATTATGAGCCTGTCTCACGAAACCGGATCGCGGCACAAGGGTTGGACCCCGAAGGAATCACGTCATGCCCACGCCCACCGTCTCGTTCGAATTCTTCCCGCCGAAGTCGTTGCAGGGCAGCTTCCGGCTCTGGGACTGCGCACGGACGCTGGCGCCGCTGGGTCCCGAATGGGTCAGCGTGACCTACGGCGCGGGCGGCACCACGCGTGAACTGACACGCGAGGCGGTCGGCGCGCTGGGCGCGGAGTTCGACCTGCGCGTCGCGGGTCACTTGACCTGCGTCGATGCCAGCCGCGCCGAGACGATGGAGACCGCGCGCGGCTTCCGGAAGGCGGGCGTGTCGGACATCGTGGCGCTGCGCGGCGATCCCCCCGCGGGGTCTGATGGCTTCGTGCCCCACCCGGACGGCTTCTCCAACTCGGTCGAGCTGATCGAGGCGCTGGCCGCGGACGGCTTCACCATCCGCGTCGGCGCCTATCCCGACCGCCACCCCGAGGCGGCGTCGGACGCGGCCGATGTCGAATGGCTCAAGCGCAAGATCGACGCCGGCGCCTCCGAGGCGATCACCCAATTCTTCTTCGTTCCCGAGACCTTCCTGCGCTTCCGCGACCGCTGCGTCGCCGCCGGCATCGACGCGCCGATCGTGCCCGGCCTCCTGCCGGTCGAGAACTGGTCGAAGACGCGCGCCTTCGCCGCCCGCTGCGGCGCGACGATCCCCGACGATCTGGCCGCGGCCTTCGACGTGGCCGAACGCGACGACCGCGCCGAGCTCTTCGCCGTGGCGCAGGCGGCCGAATTGGCCGACGCGCTGGTCACCGAAGGCTGCGACCACCTCCATTTCTACACGCTGAACCGGCCGGACCTGACGCGCGATGTCTGCACCGCGCTGGGCCGCACGTCCCGCGCCGCCCTCAGCCGGGTGGCCTGACGCTCGGCACGGGGCTAGGGTCCGCCGACGACCCCAGCCGCAGCGGAGCCACCCGATGTTCGCCGACCGCCCCGAGGATCTCGCCTCCCGCGAGACCGTCCTGTCGATGTCCGGCCTCGAATTCATGCGTGCGATCCGCGACGGCATTCTGCCGCAGCCGCCGATCGGCCGGACGCTGAACTACCGCGTGACCGAGGTCGAACCGGGGCGCGTCGTCTTTACCGGCGCTCCGACCTTCGATCACACCAACCCGCTCGGGACGGTGCATGGCGGCTGGTATGGCACGCTGCTCGACAGCTGCATGGCCTGCGCCGTCCAGACGACGGTGCCGCGCGGGCGCATCTACACGACGCTCGAATACAAGGTGAACGTGACGCGCAACCTGCCCCTCGGGACCGAGATCGTGGCCGAGGGCATCGTCAGCCATGCGGGCCGCAGCACGGGCGTGGCCGAGGGCACGATCCGGGGCATCGCCGACGGCAAGCTTTATGCGACCGGTTCGACCACCTGCATCATCATGGACGGCGCATGAGCGAGCTCGCCGACAGGATCGCCGCCAGCTTCGCGCGGCAGGGCCTGATGGGGACGCTGGGCGCGCGACTGACCCATATCGCGCAAGGCGAGGTCCGGATCGAGGCCGAGGTGCGCCCCGAGACCGCGCAGCAGCACGGGGCGGGACATGCGGGCCTGACCTTCGCGATCGCGGATTCGGCGGCGGGCTATGCCGCGCTGACGACGCTCGATCCCGGGTTGGAGGTCGTCACGTCGGAGTTCCGCATCTCGCTTCTGGCCCCGGCGACCGGGCGGCTCGTAGCGACCGGGCGGGTCGTGCGGGGCGGACGCCGCATCATCGCGGTCGCGGCGGATGTGCATGGCGACGACGGCGCGCATGTGGCCACAGCGCTCGGGACGATGGTGCCGGTCAAGGCGGGCTGAGACGCCGCGAGGCCGGGGTCAGCCCCCGTCGCGCACCGCGTCGATCATGTCCAGCATCTGCGCCGCCTCTACGAGGCCCGGCGCCGTCTGGTCGCCGATGACGAAGCTCGGCGTGCCCGAGAACCCGAGGCTCTGGGCCAGCCGCATCGACTGGTCGATATGCGCCTGTACCGCCTCGCCCTCCATGTCCGACCGCAGCCGGTCGGTGTCGAGCTCCAGTTCGGCGGCGATGCGCATCACGCTGTCCTCGTCCAGACGGCCCGGCGCGCTCATCAGCGCCTCGTGCATCCGGTCGTAGGCATCTTGCTCGCGGGCGGCGAGGGCGGCGCGGGCCGCGAAGACCGACGCTTCGCCGAGGATCGGCCATTCCCGCATCACCACGCGCACATCCTCGTCGAGCGCCAGCACCTGCTTCACCTCGTCACCCGCGCGGCGGCAATAGGGGCAGTTGTAGTCGAAGAATTCCACGACGGTGACGTCGCCATCGGGATTGCCGAGCACCGGCGCATTCGGATCGGCTTCGAGCGCGCCGCGCCCGTCGTCCAACGCCGCCTGGGCGGCGGCAGCGGCGGCCTCGGCCTCCTCGGCCTGGATCAGGCCGACGGCCTCCATCACGATCTCCGGGTTCTCGCGGATCGCCTCGAGCACGAGGGCCTTGATCTCGGCATCGCTGCGGTCGGCGGCGGCGGGAAGGGCCGTCAGAAGCGCAAGGGCGGTGGCCGTCATCGTAAGGGTCAGGGGGCGCATGGCGGGATCTCCGGGTGCAGGTCGGGCGCGAGGGTGCCGCGCGCGCCCGCCGGACACAAGGGGCGCGGGCCGGTGCGGTTCGGTCACGATCCCGTCACCATAGCGCTTCCGACCTGTCGCAGGCCCCGCCGCGCGGCCTATCTGGCAGGATGATCCGCCGCGTCGCCCTCCTCATCGCCGCCCTGTCGGCGCTCGCGTTGCCGCTCCGCGCGGCCGAGTCGGTGCCCGCGCTGGGCAACCAGGTGACGGCGACGCTTCTGACGGCGACCGACGGGGTGACGGGCGAGACGATCTCGGCGGGCCTCCGGATCGAGCTCGCCCCAGGCTGGAAGACCTATTGGCGCAGCCCCGGAGAGGTCGGCCTACCGCCGGAGCTCGACTGGTCCGGCTCGGTGAATGTCGCGGACGCGGCGCTGGCCTTTCCCGCCCCGACCCGGTTCGAGGCGTTCGACATCCAGAATTTCGGCTATGAGGGCGCGGTGACCTTCCCGCTGACCATCCGGGTCGCCGACCCGACGGCGCCGGCGCGGCTGGATGTCGCGGCGAACCTCCTCGTCTGTGCCGAGATCTGCATCCCCGAGACCCTTACCCTGACGCTCGACCTGCCGGTCGGTGGCGACATGGACGAAGGCGCTGCCGCCCAGATCTCCGAGGCCGTGGCCCGCGTGCCCGGCGGCGCGGAGACGGGTCTCTCGGTGACGAGTGCGCATCTCGATGCGACGGCACTTACCGTCATGGCCCGCGCCGAGACCCCCTTCGCGGCGCCCGACCTCTTCCCCGAGCGCGGCCCGCAGGCCAGCTTCGGCGCGCCCGATATCCGTCTCACCGACGGTGGCCGGACGCTCTGGGCCCGGCTGCCCGTCCTGTCCGCGGGCGAGGGGCCGCTCACCGTGACGCTGACCGACGGCGCGCGGGCCGCAACGCTGGACGCGCCGCTGGCCGCCACGGCGCCGCCGCCGCCGACCGGGGCGGCAAGCCTATGGTGGATGATCCTGATCGCCGCGCTGGGCGGGCTGATCCTGAACGCCATGCCCTGCGTTCTTCCGGTCCTGTCGATCAAGCTGGCCTCGGCGCTTCAGGCACAGGACCGCGCTCCCGCGCGCATCCGTGCGGGCTTCCTCGCGGCGGCAGCGGGCGTCCTTGCCTTCTTTCTTGCGCTGGCCGCGGTGGTGATCGCGCTCCGCGCGGGTGGCGTGGCGGTGGGCTGGGGCATCCAGTTCCAGCAGCCCGCCTTCCTTGCGCTGATGATCGGGCTGATGGCGGTCTTCGCGGCCAACATGTTCGGCTGGTTCGAGATCGGTCTGGGGCAGGGCGCGCAGACACGGATGGCGACCGCGGGCGGCCCCGGCCTCGGCGGCGATTTCGCCACCGGCGCCTTTGCCGCCATCATGGCGACGCCCTGTTCGGCCCCCTTCATCGGGACGGCGGTGACCTACGCACTGACCCACGGCCCCGTCGAGATCGTGGCCCTGTTCGGCGCCATGGGACTGGGCCTCGCCACCCCTTATCTCCTCGTCGCGGCCCGCCCCGATCTTGTGCGCCGCCTGCCGCGGCCGGGCCGCTGGATGGGCACGGTTCGCGCGGTGCTGGGCGGTCTGCTTCTGCTGACCGCGCTCTGGCTTCTGTCGGTGCTCTGGGCCTCGGCGGGGTTGCGCGTGGCCCTCGCGACCGCGCTCGTGGCGGCGGTCCTCCTCGGCGCGCTGGCGCTGCGTCTGCGGCCCGCACTGACCGCGACGGCCGGGATCGCGGCGCTGGTCGCGACGGCGCTCCTCCTGCCCGTCGCGCCGGCCACACCCGTCACCGACGGCCCGTGGCAGCCATTCGACCAAGCCCGCATCGCGCCCGCCATCGCCGCGGGCGAGGTGGTCTTCGTCGACGTGACCGCCGACTGGTGCCTCACCTGCAAGGCCAACAAGCGCCTTGTCCTCGACAGCGCGGACGTAGCCGAAACCCTGTCGGGCACGGTGCGGATGCGGGCCGACTGGACGCGGCCCGACCCGGCCATCGCCGCATATCTGCGCGATCACGGCCGCTTCGGCATTCCGTTCAACGCGGTCTACGGACCCCGCGCGCCCGAGGGCATTGCCCTGCCGGAGCTCCTGACCGAGGCCGCCGTCCTTGACGCCATCGCCGCCGCCGGGAACTGAGCGCGGCCTAGGGTTTCTCGAACTAGCCTAGGGCGCCTCTTCCGGACGCGTTGGCCCCGCCCAGCCACCCATCGACCAATGCCGTCACCTCCGCCGACACGGCCTGCGTGCGGGGATAGAGCGGCGCGTCCCGGTCGTCGCGGATCGGCGCGTCCCACCCGTCGGTCGTCGCGAAGAACCGCGCCACGCCCTCGGGGCCGAATTCGGCCAGGTATCCCTGCACCACGACGTCGAGATAGGATCGCAGAATCGGATGCGTGTCCGTCGCCGGACCGTGCAGCCCGTCCGGAATGTAATAGATCGCCGGGCCCTCGGGCAGCGGCACGCGCAGATAGGCCGCCTCGCGGTCGTCAAGCGCCAGCCAGTCGCCCGCCGGGACCGCCGCCGTCAGCCCGTCGATCCGCGTGCCGGGGTCCGGCACGGCCGTCAGGAACGCGACGGGCCGCAGGGGCGTATGGCGCCACGCGCGCCGCCAGCCGCCCACGGTCAGCGGGGCCGCGTCGGGATAGGCATGGGTCAGCCGGTTCACGAGGCTGCCATAGCCGAAGAAACGGGGCGGGGCGGTCTCCATGCGGTCCGTGATGCCGGGCGCCGGGCGCGCACGCCACCCCTTGCAACGCGGCGGCGAAGTTTCCTATAGGAAACGCATCACGACTCGGGAGACGCTGCCCCATGCGGGCAGGGCCGAAGGAGCAACCGCCCCGGTAAACTCTCAGGCGCAAGGGACCGGTCGTGACGAAGACTCTGGAGAGAGGCCCGAACGGGTCCGCCGAAGGGATAGCGATCTCAGGCGCACGGGACAGAGGGGGCGAGGAAACCGCATCGCGGAGGCTCGACCCATGGCCGATGACACCACACCGCCCCTGCCACTCCCGCTGGCTGACCTGCACCACGAACTCGGCGGCAAGATGGTCCCCTTCGCGGGCTATGCCATGCCGGTCCAGTATCCCATGGGCGTCATGGCCGAACATCTGCACACCCGCAACGCCGCGGGCCTCTTCGATGTCAGCCATATGGGCCAGGTCATCCTGCGCGGCGACGGCGCGGCCGAGGCGCTGGAGCGCCTGATCCCGATGAACGTCGCGGGTCTGGCCGAAGGGCGGCAGCGCTACGGCCTCCTGACGCTCCCCGATGGCGGCATCGCGGACGACCTGATGTTCGCCAATCGTGGCGATCACCTCCTGTTGGTGGTGAACGGTGCGATGAAGCATCTCGACATGGAAATCCTCACGGCGGGCCTGCCGGATCACGAGATCACGCTCTTGGACGACCGCGCGCTCCTGGCGCTGCAAGGGCCGAGGGCGGCCGAGGTGCTGACCGAATTGGTGCCCGGCGTCGCAGGGATGCGGTTCATGGATGTCGCCAGCCACGACTGGGACGGAGCAGAGCTCTGGATCAGCCGCTCAGGCTATACCG
This portion of the uncultured Jannaschia sp. genome encodes:
- the deoC gene encoding deoxyribose-phosphate aldolase, with translation MTHDLPRNAGLPFDRSVVDGVRVNTPATLRRAATLPGRRSVKTDWQAAWLARAISMIDLTTLAGDDTEGRVRRLCAKALRPVRGDLLEAIGLPDLTVGAVCVYHEMVPAAVAALDGRLPVAAVSTGFPAGLSPLRFRLAEIEASVEAGASEIDIVISRRHVLTGNWQALYDETRAMREACGDAHMKAILATGELGTLKNVMKASMVCMAAGSDFIKTSTGKESVNATLPVSLIMMRAIRDYETMSGFKVGYKPAGGVSKAKDAITYLALLKEELGNRWLRPDLFRFGASSLLADIERQLEHHVTGRYSVGHRHAVG
- a CDS encoding inositol monophosphatase family protein, with amino-acid sequence MQGSANLNVMIKAARKAGRSLVKDFREVENLQVSRKGPGDFVTRADRAAEEIIREDLTEARPNYGWLGEESDPVEGKDPTRRWIVDPLDGTTNFLHGMPHWAVSIALEHKGEVVTAVVYDPAKDELFWAEKGAGAWLDGKVRLRVSGRSTMADCVFATGLPFASNRYLPATLKDLGRLLPACAGVRRWGAASLDLAYVAAGRYDGYWERGLKPWDIAAGILIVREAGGMVEPIRSDQTLLEDGHVIAASGSIFDKLAGTLRERD
- the radC gene encoding DNA repair protein RadC, with product MVTGPDGRARPHYHGHRARLRDRFLSGGHAAMPEYELLELLLFNAIPRIDVKPLAKRLLAEFGDLNGVVAASERRLLGVEGATDRVYLQLRIAEAFAQRMGQARVLDRCIMSSWSDVVAYCRTTMAHRDTEQFRVLFLDRKNVVIADEAQGEGTVDHVPVYPREIARRALELNASALLLIHNHPSGDPTPSDADIEMTARIEIACRALDIVIHDHMIVGKDREVSFRALGLMEDPAAT
- a CDS encoding LysR family transcriptional regulator: MHLEFRHLRTIKAIAECGGLARAADRLNITQSALSHQVKNLEGQIGVELFVRRSKPMTLSPAGQRLLRLAEQVLPQIEAVEQDFAGLKSGRTGRLHIAIECHACFEWLFPVLEQFRRAWPEVDVDIRPGLQFQALPALQKEEVDLVVSSDPEALPGVEFAPLFDYEPVFLASAAHPLAAKPFVEAADFAGETLITYPVDRPRLDVFSQLLTPAGVEPAAIRQVELTAVILLLVASNRGVSVLPDWVVREVRYNSDYVTRPLTATGVTRRLFGAVRSDDAAKPYMAHVLRLMRTEPVKLQRMDALT
- a CDS encoding methylenetetrahydrofolate reductase, which gives rise to MPTPTVSFEFFPPKSLQGSFRLWDCARTLAPLGPEWVSVTYGAGGTTRELTREAVGALGAEFDLRVAGHLTCVDASRAETMETARGFRKAGVSDIVALRGDPPAGSDGFVPHPDGFSNSVELIEALAADGFTIRVGAYPDRHPEAASDAADVEWLKRKIDAGASEAITQFFFVPETFLRFRDRCVAAGIDAPIVPGLLPVENWSKTRAFAARCGATIPDDLAAAFDVAERDDRAELFAVAQAAELADALVTEGCDHLHFYTLNRPDLTRDVCTALGRTSRAALSRVA
- a CDS encoding PaaI family thioesterase — encoded protein: MFADRPEDLASRETVLSMSGLEFMRAIRDGILPQPPIGRTLNYRVTEVEPGRVVFTGAPTFDHTNPLGTVHGGWYGTLLDSCMACAVQTTVPRGRIYTTLEYKVNVTRNLPLGTEIVAEGIVSHAGRSTGVAEGTIRGIADGKLYATGSTTCIIMDGA
- a CDS encoding PaaI family thioesterase, translating into MSELADRIAASFARQGLMGTLGARLTHIAQGEVRIEAEVRPETAQQHGAGHAGLTFAIADSAAGYAALTTLDPGLEVVTSEFRISLLAPATGRLVATGRVVRGGRRIIAVAADVHGDDGAHVATALGTMVPVKAG
- a CDS encoding DsbA family protein gives rise to the protein MRPLTLTMTATALALLTALPAAADRSDAEIKALVLEAIRENPEIVMEAVGLIQAEEAEAAAAAAQAALDDGRGALEADPNAPVLGNPDGDVTVVEFFDYNCPYCRRAGDEVKQVLALDEDVRVVMREWPILGEASVFAARAALAAREQDAYDRMHEALMSAPGRLDEDSVMRIAAELELDTDRLRSDMEGEAVQAHIDQSMRLAQSLGFSGTPSFVIGDQTAPGLVEAAQMLDMIDAVRDGG
- a CDS encoding protein-disulfide reductase DsbD: MIRRVALLIAALSALALPLRAAESVPALGNQVTATLLTATDGVTGETISAGLRIELAPGWKTYWRSPGEVGLPPELDWSGSVNVADAALAFPAPTRFEAFDIQNFGYEGAVTFPLTIRVADPTAPARLDVAANLLVCAEICIPETLTLTLDLPVGGDMDEGAAAQISEAVARVPGGAETGLSVTSAHLDATALTVMARAETPFAAPDLFPERGPQASFGAPDIRLTDGGRTLWARLPVLSAGEGPLTVTLTDGARAATLDAPLAATAPPPPTGAASLWWMILIAALGGLILNAMPCVLPVLSIKLASALQAQDRAPARIRAGFLAAAAGVLAFFLALAAVVIALRAGGVAVGWGIQFQQPAFLALMIGLMAVFAANMFGWFEIGLGQGAQTRMATAGGPGLGGDFATGAFAAIMATPCSAPFIGTAVTYALTHGPVEIVALFGAMGLGLATPYLLVAARPDLVRRLPRPGRWMGTVRAVLGGLLLLTALWLLSVLWASAGLRVALATALVAAVLLGALALRLRPALTATAGIAALVATALLLPVAPATPVTDGPWQPFDQARIAPAIAAGEVVFVDVTADWCLTCKANKRLVLDSADVAETLSGTVRMRADWTRPDPAIAAYLRDHGRFGIPFNAVYGPRAPEGIALPELLTEAAVLDAIAAAGN
- a CDS encoding gamma-glutamylcyclotransferase, with translation METAPPRFFGYGSLVNRLTHAYPDAAPLTVGGWRRAWRHTPLRPVAFLTAVPDPGTRIDGLTAAVPAGDWLALDDREAAYLRVPLPEGPAIYYIPDGLHGPATDTHPILRSYLDVVVQGYLAEFGPEGVARFFATTDGWDAPIRDDRDAPLYPRTQAVSAEVTALVDGWLGGANASGRGALG
- the gcvT gene encoding glycine cleavage system aminomethyltransferase GcvT; translated protein: MADDTTPPLPLPLADLHHELGGKMVPFAGYAMPVQYPMGVMAEHLHTRNAAGLFDVSHMGQVILRGDGAAEALERLIPMNVAGLAEGRQRYGLLTLPDGGIADDLMFANRGDHLLLVVNGAMKHLDMEILTAGLPDHEITLLDDRALLALQGPRAAEVLTELVPGVAGMRFMDVASHDWDGAELWISRSGYTGEDGFEISVPSSRAEAFARALLAHDAVAPIGLGARDSLRLEAGMPLYGQDLTAEITPVEADLAWAIQKVRRTGGDRTGGFPGADRILGQLDAGADRRRTGLLPEGRAPMRMGVMLYDSETATAPVGTVTSGGFGPTIGAPVAMGYVPVACAAGTTLYGDVRGKRLPVTVTDLPFHAPRYVR